A part of Dysgonomonadaceae bacterium zrk40 genomic DNA contains:
- a CDS encoding amidinotransferase, translating to MVRPHHFTVNTETANDNRFQKVPETGQDLRRRAYDEITRAGEMLSSAGIAVHMFEDEGDTTPDSVFPNNWFSTHAGGHIAIFPMKARNRRLERRPDIIEMLKRDYRVQDVIDYSGLEADGLFLEGTGAMVLDHIDRVAYVVRSERADPVALERFATHFNFEPMVFDARDPEGMAIYHTNVLMCIGTGFVLIGPDMMTEPDRRAEILDRLRRTGRDIIALDNDQIARFAGNALELQAPDQRLLALSTTALDALRPDQIAAIEKTASIVALDIPTIENAGGSVRCTLAGIHLARR from the coding sequence ATGGTCCGGCCGCATCATTTCACCGTCAACACCGAAACGGCCAATGACAACCGGTTTCAGAAGGTTCCCGAAACCGGGCAGGACCTCAGGCGCCGGGCCTATGATGAAATCACCCGCGCCGGCGAAATGCTCTCTTCGGCCGGCATTGCCGTGCACATGTTCGAGGACGAGGGGGATACGACGCCGGATTCTGTCTTTCCAAACAACTGGTTTTCCACCCATGCCGGCGGGCATATCGCGATTTTTCCGATGAAGGCGCGAAACCGGCGGCTCGAACGCCGTCCGGACATCATCGAAATGCTGAAACGCGACTATCGCGTTCAGGACGTCATCGACTATTCGGGGCTGGAAGCCGACGGTCTTTTCCTCGAGGGAACGGGCGCCATGGTGCTCGATCATATCGACAGGGTGGCCTATGTGGTACGTTCCGAGCGCGCCGATCCGGTCGCGCTCGAGCGTTTCGCGACCCACTTCAATTTCGAACCGATGGTCTTCGACGCGCGCGACCCTGAGGGCATGGCGATCTATCACACCAATGTCCTGATGTGCATCGGAACCGGTTTCGTGCTGATCGGCCCGGACATGATGACCGAACCCGACCGGCGGGCCGAGATCCTCGACAGGTTGCGACGGACCGGACGGGACATCATTGCTCTCGACAACGACCAGATCGCCCGCTTTGCCGGCAATGCGCTTGAGCTTCAGGCGCCCGATCAGCGATTGCTCGCCCTTTCCACGACTGCGCTCGACGCCTTGCGTCCCGACCAGATTGCAGCGATAGAAAAGACGGCAAGCATTGTGGCGTTGGACATTCCGACGATCGAGAACGCCGGCGGCTCGGTGCGCTGCACCCTGGCGGGCATTCACCTCGCCAGACGATAG
- a CDS encoding LysR family transcriptional regulator: protein MKDLRHLPLQTLRTFEATARHGSMARAAAELNLTDSAVSHQLRRLEGDLGYDLFEKAGRGIRLTDAGQLFYKTVAKALQDILSTAVMLSEQPLAGGRLDIACPPMFASAWLAKNIADFSERHPTVECHIRLIENHLVPETADVDLGIMFGQGGWPNRWSARLADVDITPVCSPVLFQRLGYATPDAGALKNCLLLHRDDGAEWRRWLSECGHGDVFDRARHLYCSDLGIAIDLALNGVGFALASETLTRNDIRQGRLIRPFGFSIDAFGGWYVVVHLHSLERAGPRLFLHWLLAAFGQDDMVDTLPSPD, encoded by the coding sequence GTGAAGGATCTGCGACATCTGCCTTTGCAGACGCTGAGGACGTTCGAGGCAACCGCCCGCCATGGCAGCATGGCGCGGGCGGCGGCCGAGCTCAACTTGACCGACAGCGCCGTCAGTCATCAGCTGCGCAGGCTGGAGGGCGATCTCGGCTATGACCTGTTCGAGAAGGCGGGGCGGGGGATCAGGCTCACCGATGCCGGGCAACTGTTTTACAAGACCGTTGCGAAGGCGTTGCAGGATATCCTGTCGACCGCGGTCATGTTGTCCGAACAGCCGCTCGCCGGCGGGCGGCTGGACATTGCCTGTCCGCCGATGTTCGCCAGCGCCTGGCTTGCGAAGAATATCGCGGATTTCAGCGAGAGGCACCCGACGGTTGAATGCCATATCCGGCTCATTGAAAATCATCTCGTCCCCGAAACAGCTGATGTCGATCTCGGTATCATGTTCGGGCAGGGCGGATGGCCAAACCGGTGGTCGGCGCGTCTCGCCGATGTCGACATCACGCCGGTCTGTTCGCCGGTGCTGTTTCAGCGTCTGGGATATGCAACGCCGGATGCGGGCGCGTTGAAAAACTGTCTTCTGCTGCATCGGGACGACGGGGCAGAGTGGCGGCGCTGGCTTTCCGAATGCGGCCACGGCGATGTATTCGACCGCGCCCGCCACCTTTATTGCAGCGATCTCGGCATCGCCATCGATCTTGCGCTCAACGGTGTCGGGTTTGCGCTTGCCAGCGAAACGCTGACCCGCAATGATATTCGCCAGGGCCGTCTCATAAGACCATTCGGTTTCTCGATCGATGCCTTTGGCGGCTGGTATGTCGTTGTCCACCTGCACAGCTTGGAGCGGGCCGGCCCGCGCCTGTTCCTGCATTGGCTTCTGGCGGCCTTCGGGCAGGACGACATGGTCGACACGCTACCCTCTCCCGATTGA
- a CDS encoding ATP-binding cassette domain-containing protein yields MDKLAVSDIHKSYGQHEVLKGVSLRAAAGDVVSILGSSGSGKSTFLRCINFLERPHEGEIAVDGKRLETVRDRDGMLRVLNRSELRLMRTRLAMVFQNFCLWSHMNVLSNIIEAPISVLGLSRREATELAKANLTKVGLGLDVLDKYPTHLSGGQQQRVAIARALAVNPEVLLFDEPTSALDPELVSEVLKVMQALAEEGRTMVVVTHEMGFARHVSTKVMFLHQGRVEEEGAPSRVFDQTESERMQQFLAGQLRH; encoded by the coding sequence ATGGACAAACTCGCCGTCAGCGACATTCACAAATCATACGGCCAGCACGAAGTGCTGAAAGGCGTTTCGCTGCGTGCGGCCGCCGGCGATGTCGTCAGCATTCTCGGTTCCAGCGGTTCGGGCAAAAGCACGTTCCTGCGCTGCATCAACTTCCTGGAACGTCCGCATGAGGGCGAGATTGCCGTGGATGGCAAGAGGCTGGAAACGGTGCGGGACCGCGACGGCATGCTGAGGGTGCTGAACCGCAGCGAGCTGCGGCTGATGCGCACCCGCCTTGCCATGGTTTTCCAGAATTTCTGCCTCTGGTCCCATATGAACGTGCTGTCCAACATCATCGAAGCGCCGATCAGCGTGCTGGGCCTGTCGCGCCGTGAGGCGACCGAACTGGCGAAGGCGAACCTCACCAAGGTCGGCCTCGGTCTGGACGTTCTCGACAAATACCCCACCCATCTTTCCGGCGGCCAGCAGCAGCGTGTGGCGATCGCCCGCGCGCTTGCCGTCAATCCCGAGGTCCTGCTGTTCGACGAGCCGACCTCGGCGCTGGACCCGGAACTGGTGAGCGAGGTGCTCAAGGTCATGCAGGCGCTCGCCGAAGAGGGCCGCACCATGGTGGTCGTCACCCATGAGATGGGCTTTGCCCGCCACGTCTCGACCAAGGTCATGTTCCTGCATCAGGGCCGCGTCGAGGAAGAAGGCGCGCCGTCGCGCGTGTTCGACCAAACCGAGAGCGAACGCATGCAGCAATTCCTGGCCGGACAATTGCGGCATTGA
- a CDS encoding transporter substrate-binding domain-containing protein, with product MKRLLSAAAIALALATGTAYAQTGEKVIVATDATFPPFESIDKDGKLVGYDIDLMTAVCEAAELNCVISNAAWEGMIPGLISGKYDALISQLTVTDKRRKVIAFSDIYSHPIFRFVAARDSDLTITPEGLADKTIAVQRGTPMDAYVTRVYADSDIKRYDTGSAPYLDLESKRADVVLSYQAQITAGFLGGDKAESYELVGPQLTGEDAPEFGEGVAIAISKKNTALLEEINKGLEIVRENGTLDALNAQYFGD from the coding sequence ATGAAAAGACTGCTTTCCGCCGCCGCCATCGCGCTTGCCCTTGCGACCGGCACGGCTTACGCCCAGACCGGCGAAAAGGTCATCGTCGCAACGGACGCGACCTTCCCGCCGTTCGAATCGATCGACAAGGACGGCAAGCTCGTCGGATACGACATCGACCTGATGACGGCCGTGTGCGAGGCCGCCGAACTTAACTGCGTCATCTCCAATGCCGCCTGGGAGGGGATGATCCCCGGCCTTATCAGCGGCAAATACGATGCGCTGATTTCGCAGCTGACGGTGACCGACAAGCGCCGCAAGGTCATCGCTTTCAGCGACATCTACAGCCATCCGATCTTCCGTTTCGTCGCGGCTAGGGACTCGGACCTTACGATCACGCCGGAAGGTCTTGCCGACAAGACCATCGCCGTTCAGCGCGGCACGCCGATGGATGCCTATGTCACCCGCGTCTACGCCGACTCCGATATCAAGCGCTACGACACCGGCAGCGCGCCTTATCTCGATCTGGAAAGCAAGCGCGCCGATGTCGTGCTCAGCTACCAGGCACAGATCACGGCGGGTTTCCTGGGCGGCGACAAGGCTGAAAGTTATGAGCTTGTCGGCCCGCAGTTGACCGGAGAAGACGCGCCGGAATTCGGCGAGGGCGTGGCGATCGCGATCAGCAAGAAAAACACCGCGCTTTTGGAAGAGATCAACAAGGGCCTCGAGATCGTCCGTGAAAACGGCACGCTGGATGCGCTCAACGCCCAGTATTTCGGTGACTGA
- a CDS encoding ABC transporter permease subunit (The N-terminal region of this protein, as described by TIGR01726, is a three transmembrane segment that identifies a subfamily of ABC transporter permease subunits, which specificities that include histidine, arginine, glutamine, glutamate, L-cystine (sic), the opines (in Agrobacterium) octopine and nopaline, etc.) codes for MLVDYTWTILAGGGMTLLLAFAALLLSTLIGMAAALAKRSHSRPLRGAAEAYTFIVRGIPDLVMILLVFYSLPALLNQLFQLWGLDWWVEFPPLATGIATLGLIFGAYMTETFRFALENIPHGQIEAAQAFGLARARIFFRIVLPQLIRLALPGFTNNWLVLAKATALVSLIGLQDVMFRAKGAAEATGQPFTFYLVAGAFYLALTLLSTFCLARVAAHFNAGMRKAGA; via the coding sequence ATGCTCGTCGATTACACCTGGACGATCCTGGCAGGAGGAGGGATGACCCTTCTCCTGGCCTTTGCGGCGCTGTTGCTGTCGACGCTGATCGGCATGGCGGCAGCGCTCGCCAAGCGCTCGCACAGCCGGCCGTTGCGGGGCGCGGCCGAGGCCTACACCTTCATCGTTCGCGGTATTCCGGACCTCGTCATGATCCTGCTGGTGTTCTACAGCCTGCCGGCGCTGCTCAACCAGCTGTTCCAGCTCTGGGGTCTGGACTGGTGGGTCGAGTTTCCGCCGCTTGCGACCGGGATTGCGACGCTGGGGCTGATTTTCGGCGCCTATATGACCGAAACCTTCCGCTTTGCACTGGAAAACATTCCGCATGGCCAGATCGAGGCGGCACAGGCCTTCGGCCTCGCACGGGCGCGGATCTTCTTTCGGATCGTGCTGCCGCAGCTCATCCGGCTGGCGCTGCCAGGGTTTACCAACAACTGGCTGGTGCTGGCCAAGGCAACGGCGCTGGTTTCGCTGATCGGACTTCAGGACGTCATGTTCCGGGCCAAGGGCGCAGCTGAAGCGACGGGACAGCCCTTTACCTTCTATCTCGTTGCGGGCGCATTCTATCTGGCCCTCACGCTGCTTTCCACATTCTGCCTCGCGCGCGTCGCGGCGCATTTCAATGCGGGCATGAGAAAGGCCGGAGCATGA
- a CDS encoding ABC transporter permease subunit (The N-terminal region of this protein, as described by TIGR01726, is a three transmembrane segment that identifies a subfamily of ABC transporter permease subunits, which specificities that include histidine, arginine, glutamine, glutamate, L-cystine (sic), the opines (in Agrobacterium) octopine and nopaline, etc.), whose product MNWDIIAENRLLFLEGAKLTLVLTFFALLLAFAIAVPLSFLRNSNNRAIRGAVHAYTLVFRGTPLLVQLFLIYFGLAQFELIQTSFLWPWLSSPMVCVLMALALNSGAYTTEIFAGALRHIPHGEIEASRAFGIPPLAAARRILLPAMLTRALPLYGNEMIMMLHATSLASTVTLLETTGVARQISLNDYIQFEPYVTAAGIYLVMTFVLVSAFQLVQRRYAGYLQPRLH is encoded by the coding sequence ATGAACTGGGATATCATCGCCGAAAACCGCCTCCTGTTTCTCGAAGGCGCGAAGCTGACACTGGTGCTGACCTTTTTCGCCCTTCTACTGGCCTTTGCTATCGCCGTGCCGCTGTCTTTCCTGCGCAACAGCAATAACCGTGCGATCCGCGGCGCGGTTCACGCCTATACGCTGGTCTTTCGCGGAACCCCGCTTCTGGTGCAGCTCTTCCTGATCTATTTCGGCCTGGCGCAGTTCGAACTGATCCAGACGAGTTTTCTGTGGCCCTGGCTTTCAAGCCCGATGGTCTGTGTGCTGATGGCGCTTGCGCTGAATTCCGGGGCTTACACCACCGAGATATTTGCCGGTGCGCTTCGGCACATTCCGCACGGCGAGATCGAGGCGTCGCGCGCCTTCGGAATTCCCCCGCTTGCCGCGGCCCGACGCATCCTGCTGCCGGCCATGCTGACTCGTGCGCTGCCGCTTTACGGCAACGAGATGATCATGATGCTGCATGCGACCTCGCTTGCGAGCACGGTGACGCTTCTGGAGACGACCGGCGTCGCTCGGCAGATCTCGCTCAACGACTATATCCAGTTCGAACCCTACGTGACAGCGGCCGGTATCTATCTGGTAATGACATTCGTGCTGGTCTCCGCCTTCCAGCTCGTTCAGCGCCGCTATGCCGGATACCTGCAGCCAAGACTTCACTGA
- a CDS encoding arginase family protein — protein sequence MTESVDLGVLFGAAADTKTFLGLDACGELTTLDAPIAIIGAPCATPYASAGAYCRNAPDALRRATAPLTANVDHFDFDLGGPVFPESGLRAVDCGNLPFDENDAAGNRGTIRKAVSTVISRGAVPVLLGGDDSIPIPMIDALSETGRKYTIVQIDAHIDWRDSHMGENMGLSSTMRRASEMGHIERIIQVGARGIGSARASDVEDARRWGASLFTAHQLGRDGLEPVLDMIPDGTDVIVCFDADAFDSTLVPGVIARGPGGLSYFQTLDLLFGIAKRGRIAAMDFVEFMPERDIDGLGALSFARVITSALGILARQRAAAKPV from the coding sequence ATGACTGAATCCGTCGATCTCGGCGTTCTTTTCGGCGCAGCCGCCGACACCAAAACCTTCCTCGGGCTGGACGCCTGCGGTGAGCTGACGACGCTCGACGCCCCGATTGCCATCATCGGCGCGCCCTGCGCCACGCCCTATGCCAGCGCCGGCGCCTATTGCCGCAATGCTCCCGATGCGCTCAGGCGGGCAACCGCGCCCCTGACAGCCAATGTCGACCATTTCGATTTCGATCTCGGCGGTCCGGTGTTTCCCGAGTCCGGTCTGCGCGCCGTCGATTGCGGCAACCTGCCCTTCGACGAAAACGATGCGGCGGGCAACCGGGGCACGATCCGCAAGGCCGTCAGCACGGTCATCTCGCGCGGGGCCGTTCCCGTCCTGCTCGGTGGCGACGATTCCATTCCGATCCCGATGATCGACGCGCTGTCCGAGACCGGTCGTAAATATACCATCGTTCAGATCGACGCGCATATCGACTGGCGCGATTCCCACATGGGCGAGAACATGGGGCTGTCGTCGACAATGCGCCGGGCATCCGAAATGGGCCATATCGAGCGGATCATTCAGGTCGGCGCGCGCGGCATCGGCTCGGCAAGGGCGTCGGACGTCGAGGATGCCAGGCGTTGGGGCGCCAGCCTCTTTACCGCCCATCAGCTCGGTCGCGACGGCCTCGAGCCGGTGCTCGACATGATCCCGGATGGCACCGATGTCATCGTTTGTTTCGATGCCGACGCGTTCGATTCCACGCTTGTGCCGGGCGTGATCGCGCGCGGTCCGGGCGGGCTCTCCTATTTCCAGACCCTCGACCTTCTGTTCGGGATTGCCAAACGCGGCCGCATCGCCGCGATGGATTTTGTCGAATTCATGCCGGAGCGCGATATCGATGGGCTGGGCGCGCTGTCGTTTGCCCGCGTCATCACTTCCGCGCTCGGCATTCTCGCCCGTCAGCGCGCGGCGGCAAAACCTGTCTAG
- a CDS encoding IS6 family transposase, which yields MSDFKWRHFQGDVILWAVRWYCRYGISYRDLEQMMGERGVPVDHSTIYRWVQKYAQEIEKRLRWHWHRPQSTSWRVDETYVKVRGKWTYLYRAVDKFGNTIDFYLSPTRNAKAAKRFLGKALNGLKDWEKPTFINTDKAPTYGIAIAQLKAEGRCPNDLVHRQVKYLNNVVEADHGKLKQLIKPVRGFKTLKTAYATIKGFEVMRALRKGQANIFNLTRDIRGEARIVERAFGIGPSALTEAVELLAQNLQGQTA from the coding sequence ATGAGCGATTTCAAGTGGCGTCATTTTCAGGGTGACGTGATTTTATGGGCGGTGCGGTGGTATTGCCGCTATGGGATCAGCTACCGCGATCTTGAACAGATGATGGGTGAGCGCGGTGTGCCCGTCGATCATTCCACGATTTATCGCTGGGTCCAGAAATACGCGCAGGAGATCGAAAAACGGCTGCGCTGGCATTGGCACCGACCACAGTCAACGAGCTGGCGCGTTGACGAAACCTATGTGAAGGTTCGCGGCAAATGGACCTATCTGTATCGGGCCGTCGACAAATTCGGCAACACGATCGATTTCTACCTGTCTCCGACACGCAATGCCAAAGCGGCCAAGCGCTTCCTCGGCAAAGCTTTGAACGGCCTGAAAGACTGGGAAAAGCCGACTTTCATCAACACTGACAAAGCGCCGACCTATGGGATTGCCATCGCGCAGTTGAAGGCCGAAGGCAGATGCCCCAATGACCTTGTGCATCGGCAGGTCAAATATCTGAACAATGTCGTCGAAGCTGACCACGGTAAGCTAAAGCAGCTGATCAAACCCGTCAGAGGGTTCAAGACGTTGAAGACGGCATATGCGACGATCAAGGGCTTCGAGGTCATGCGGGCGTTGCGCAAGGGCCAGGCTAATATTTTCAACCTGACACGAGACATCCGTGGGGAAGCGCGCATCGTTGAACGTGCTTTTGGTATCGGGCCGAGCGCGTTGACAGAAGCCGTGGAACTGCTCGCCCAGAATCTACAAGGTCAGACCGCTTGA
- a CDS encoding AraC family transcriptional regulator yields the protein MRALPCQLDFFATEPLKEGFRLTIGKSIHAYLRTTRIEAAADLISAGASVTEAALAVGFENLSHFSKAFRAEKGVLPSRYGAV from the coding sequence ATGAGGGCCTTGCCTTGCCAGCTGGATTTTTTTGCAACAGAGCCGTTGAAAGAGGGTTTCCGCCTGACAATCGGAAAATCGATCCACGCCTACCTGCGGACAACCCGGATCGAAGCCGCCGCCGACCTGATTTCGGCCGGCGCAAGCGTGACCGAAGCCGCCCTCGCCGTCGGCTTCGAAAATCTGAGCCACTTCAGCAAGGCCTTCCGCGCCGAAAAAGGCGTTCTGCCCAGCCGCTATGGCGCCGTTTGA
- a CDS encoding pseudoazurin yields the protein MFRIFALSFLVLTTTMAPVRAADHVVNMLNRGDDGIMVFEPGLLVIEPGDTVRFVAADRGHNAETIDGMVPEGAAGFEGRLNEEVLFSPDTEGVYAIKCKPHYAMGMVMIIAVGDVQAPDGLVSRRVPPRARKRFEAYLDAL from the coding sequence ATGTTCCGCATCTTCGCCCTCTCGTTTCTCGTCCTGACCACCACGATGGCCCCGGTGCGGGCCGCAGATCATGTCGTGAACATGCTCAACCGGGGTGACGATGGCATCATGGTGTTCGAGCCCGGTCTGCTCGTCATTGAGCCCGGCGATACTGTGCGCTTTGTTGCCGCCGACCGGGGACACAATGCCGAAACCATTGACGGCATGGTTCCCGAAGGTGCAGCCGGCTTCGAGGGTCGGCTGAACGAGGAAGTCTTGTTTTCGCCCGATACCGAGGGCGTTTACGCCATCAAGTGCAAACCGCATTACGCCATGGGCATGGTCATGATCATCGCGGTCGGTGACGTACAGGCGCCTGACGGCCTCGTCAGCCGTCGTGTCCCGCCACGCGCGCGCAAGCGGTTCGAGGCTTATCTCGACGCGCTTTGA
- a CDS encoding ABC transporter substrate-binding protein codes for MNGLKTFPLRRRTFLTGMAGMASLPAIGFGAGHAAAAAPLAQISLSGPPAGPSITLAQAAATGAFSKIADKAAFNVWRNPDEVRAGITSGQMSLVVMPVQAAANMYNRGFGVRLVNTLTNGLLYIIVTDPSLQTVAALRGRKLAVPFRNDTPDLILKRLFKAHDINPQQDLSLDTTGTPIEAMQLLLSGRIDAALVPEPAASAAIIKGKAAGVTVTRAIDVQKAWGETMNVPPVLPQAGLAVTEPFLEDNGTLIPELHQALVAATAAVNAEPAEAANNAASALGMPWPVLKEAIGYSNLTATQATTARPAIESLLSILADSDPGIIGGKLPDDGFYLL; via the coding sequence ATGAACGGCCTGAAAACCTTCCCACTTCGCCGCCGCACGTTCCTTACCGGAATGGCCGGCATGGCAAGCCTGCCCGCAATCGGCTTTGGCGCGGGCCATGCCGCAGCCGCGGCGCCGCTTGCGCAAATATCGCTATCCGGGCCGCCTGCCGGACCGTCGATCACGCTCGCTCAGGCCGCGGCCACGGGCGCGTTCTCGAAGATCGCCGATAAGGCCGCATTCAACGTCTGGCGCAATCCCGACGAAGTCCGTGCCGGGATCACCTCCGGCCAGATGTCGCTAGTGGTGATGCCGGTCCAGGCAGCCGCCAACATGTATAATCGCGGCTTCGGCGTTCGGCTTGTCAACACGCTGACCAACGGACTGCTCTATATCATCGTCACCGACCCGTCTCTGCAAACGGTCGCAGCCTTGCGCGGCAGAAAGCTTGCGGTCCCGTTCCGCAACGACACGCCCGATCTAATCCTCAAGCGACTTTTCAAGGCCCACGATATCAATCCCCAACAAGACCTTTCGCTCGACACCACCGGCACGCCAATCGAAGCCATGCAACTCCTGCTGAGCGGCAGGATCGACGCCGCGCTTGTGCCGGAGCCGGCCGCTTCAGCCGCCATCATCAAAGGCAAGGCCGCGGGTGTGACAGTCACCCGCGCAATCGACGTGCAGAAAGCCTGGGGCGAGACGATGAATGTGCCGCCGGTTCTGCCGCAGGCAGGCCTTGCGGTGACAGAGCCATTCCTCGAAGACAATGGAACCCTCATCCCCGAACTTCATCAGGCACTGGTTGCGGCAACGGCCGCCGTCAACGCAGAGCCGGCAGAAGCCGCCAACAACGCGGCCTCTGCGCTTGGCATGCCCTGGCCTGTTCTGAAAGAAGCGATCGGCTATTCCAACCTGACGGCAACACAGGCAACCACGGCGCGACCGGCAATCGAATCCCTGTTGTCGATCCTTGCCGACAGCGATCCCGGCATTATCGGCGGAAAGCTTCCTGATGACGGATTTTACCTACTTTAG
- a CDS encoding ABC transporter permease subunit → MTDFTYFSASVLRPVLDRLGRTGQFLWSGFAGLAAFSLLAAVWQYGHEQWGAFILPSPIATLTATWSILSDPAAWSLIAQTVGRALQGFLLSAFSGALLGVVAGHSPATIRLARPLITILIGVPPIAWIVLALIWFGAGDGTVIATVVVTAVPIIFAGTAEGILSRDRKLDDMARVFGANAWRRMTSLRLRQLTAHLFPALTLALGMSFKVAVMAELLANVGGIGGELSAARSYLDITQALAWVMIAVIALLIFEYGVIHPIRSEFERWRRAEIPWGVKR, encoded by the coding sequence ATGACGGATTTTACCTACTTTAGCGCAAGCGTCTTGCGCCCCGTGCTGGATCGCCTCGGCCGGACCGGGCAGTTTCTCTGGTCCGGCTTTGCGGGGCTGGCAGCATTTTCGCTGCTTGCCGCCGTCTGGCAATACGGGCACGAGCAATGGGGGGCGTTCATTCTGCCCTCCCCGATTGCAACACTTACCGCCACATGGTCGATCCTGTCCGATCCAGCCGCATGGTCGCTGATCGCGCAGACTGTCGGACGTGCGCTCCAGGGCTTCCTCCTCTCCGCGTTTTCCGGTGCGTTGCTCGGCGTGGTCGCCGGCCATTCCCCGGCAACGATCCGACTAGCGCGGCCGCTGATCACGATCCTGATCGGCGTGCCGCCGATCGCCTGGATTGTTCTGGCCCTGATCTGGTTCGGCGCGGGCGACGGAACCGTCATCGCAACTGTGGTGGTGACGGCCGTCCCCATCATCTTTGCGGGAACGGCCGAGGGTATTCTGAGCCGCGACCGGAAGCTCGATGACATGGCGCGCGTCTTCGGCGCAAATGCCTGGCGCAGGATGACAAGCCTGCGTCTGCGACAACTCACTGCCCATCTGTTTCCCGCCCTGACGCTGGCCCTCGGCATGTCTTTCAAGGTCGCGGTCATGGCCGAACTGCTGGCCAATGTCGGCGGAATCGGCGGCGAACTGTCGGCAGCCCGCAGTTATCTCGATATCACGCAGGCGCTCGCCTGGGTCATGATCGCGGTGATCGCGCTGCTGATCTTCGAATATGGCGTCATCCATCCAATCCGGTCCGAGTTCGAGCGCTGGCGACGAGCCGAAATTCCGTGGGGGGTCAAACGATGA
- a CDS encoding ATP-binding cassette domain-containing protein has protein sequence MKTGLTLKGLRHAYLGRTVLDHIDLEVPASEIVALVGPSGSGKSTLVHLAADLLTPIGGRVERNYKRHAMIFQEPRLLPWATAAENIVYPLRISGTSRREARARLKSVAAKVALLPDDLEKYPGELSGGMRQRCAIARALIVAPDFIYFDEPFTALDVALKRRMQDLVIAATQSSSFGGIFVTHDLMEAARIAHRVAVLDVGGGGIVGERLVPGTPGMRDDAELFALSQRWIREDTAFRHIHDVDERMSG, from the coding sequence ATGAAGACCGGCCTCACCCTGAAAGGGCTCCGTCATGCCTATCTCGGCCGCACGGTGTTGGACCATATCGACCTTGAGGTACCAGCGTCCGAGATCGTCGCCCTGGTTGGACCCTCCGGCAGCGGAAAAAGCACGCTGGTTCACCTTGCTGCTGACTTGCTGACGCCAATCGGCGGTCGGGTTGAGCGCAATTACAAACGCCATGCGATGATTTTTCAGGAACCGAGATTGCTGCCCTGGGCCACGGCGGCCGAAAATATCGTCTATCCCTTGAGGATCTCCGGCACCTCGCGCCGGGAGGCCAGGGCGAGGTTGAAGTCTGTTGCAGCCAAGGTCGCACTCCTACCGGACGACCTTGAAAAATATCCGGGCGAGCTTTCCGGCGGAATGCGCCAGCGCTGCGCAATCGCGCGCGCGTTGATTGTCGCGCCGGACTTTATCTATTTCGATGAGCCTTTCACCGCTTTGGATGTTGCACTGAAACGGCGGATGCAGGATCTCGTGATCGCCGCGACGCAATCGTCCAGCTTCGGCGGTATCTTCGTGACCCACGATCTGATGGAAGCCGCACGGATAGCCCACCGAGTGGCCGTGCTGGATGTCGGCGGCGGCGGGATTGTCGGCGAACGTCTGGTTCCCGGAACGCCTGGCATGCGCGACGATGCCGAGCTTTTCGCGCTTTCGCAGCGCTGGATACGCGAAGACACCGCCTTTCGTCATATTCACGACGTCGACGAAAGGATGAGCGGATGA